The proteins below come from a single Bacteroidota bacterium genomic window:
- a CDS encoding phosphatase PAP2 family protein, protein MKFESLKKGYPAGAEGRAIVVLLGLILTCGSALYAQNSYNLSRFGEETGLFFTQPLRWEGCDWLKLGLMGAGTFLAMQADQPVRTAVQGNLRYSNSVPIEAGRIWGESYMSPTLAVAFEAHGLLTGNSTTKKIGFEIGQAIIYSAALTQILSKSVGRARPNQNLGRAAYQSFTFSGEDYHSLPGGHSSAAFVLSTVLSKNVSSGFLKALVYLPAVVTVFARVYQDYHWTSDDLLGAGIGYVVADWVVNQHDQQESRIELASFYPLTIRIIIN, encoded by the coding sequence GTGAAATTCGAATCCTTGAAGAAGGGATATCCGGCGGGGGCAGAGGGACGAGCGATAGTTGTACTGCTCGGTCTGATTCTTACGTGCGGATCTGCGCTCTACGCACAGAACAGCTACAATCTTTCCCGGTTTGGGGAGGAAACCGGCTTGTTCTTTACACAGCCTCTCCGTTGGGAGGGGTGTGATTGGCTCAAACTTGGTTTGATGGGAGCCGGCACATTTCTCGCAATGCAGGCCGACCAGCCCGTCCGCACCGCCGTCCAGGGAAATCTGCGATACTCGAATAGCGTTCCCATTGAGGCGGGCAGAATCTGGGGAGAATCTTACATGTCACCCACACTGGCGGTCGCATTTGAGGCGCATGGATTGCTGACCGGCAACAGCACGACGAAAAAGATTGGATTTGAGATCGGTCAGGCCATCATCTATTCTGCCGCACTCACCCAGATCCTCTCCAAATCTGTCGGCAGAGCGAGGCCGAATCAGAATTTGGGCAGGGCGGCGTATCAATCGTTTACTTTTTCCGGCGAGGATTATCATTCGCTTCCCGGCGGACATTCATCGGCTGCGTTTGTCCTCTCCACCGTTCTTTCGAAGAACGTTTCATCGGGCTTTTTAAAAGCATTGGTCTACCTTCCTGCAGTCGTCACCGTATTCGCCCGGGTGTATCAGGATTATCATTGGACATCGGACGATCTGCTCGGTGCGGGAATCGGTTATGTTGTAGCCGACTGGGTCGTCAATCAGCACGACCAGCAGGAAAGCCGGATTGAGCTTGCCTCGTTCTATCCGTTGACGATCAGAATAATCATCAACTGA
- a CDS encoding phosphatase PAP2 family protein, giving the protein MVLSLFFLYCSQSGVFAQNKYDFTQFGSETGTFFTQPLHWQGTDWLKFGLLGASTVLAMEADQPVRDAVLRDQRYYYSAPIVAGRVWGETYLPIALFGGFALHSLITDDMRTRKIAYEIGQASLYAAAITYTMKFVFGRARPYTGDGAGTYHQFTLTDDGFHSLSSGHATIAFVISTVLSRNVQPTWLKILVYLPAVLTPISRVYQDQHWVSDNVLGAAVGYFVATWVVDLHEQGDNRVGISSAFPLTVRIIIN; this is encoded by the coding sequence TTGGTACTTTCATTATTCTTTCTCTACTGTTCTCAGTCAGGCGTCTTCGCGCAGAACAAATACGATTTCACGCAGTTTGGCTCGGAAACGGGGACGTTTTTCACACAGCCGCTCCACTGGCAGGGGACCGATTGGCTGAAGTTCGGCTTGCTGGGTGCCTCCACAGTTCTTGCCATGGAGGCCGACCAGCCGGTACGGGACGCTGTCCTGAGAGACCAGAGATATTACTATAGCGCTCCGATCGTGGCAGGCCGGGTCTGGGGAGAAACCTATCTGCCGATTGCGCTCTTCGGCGGCTTCGCTCTCCACTCCCTTATAACGGATGACATGCGAACGAGGAAGATCGCCTACGAGATCGGCCAGGCGTCTCTCTATGCTGCGGCAATCACCTATACGATGAAATTCGTCTTTGGCCGGGCAAGACCGTACACGGGCGATGGCGCCGGCACTTACCACCAGTTTACACTCACCGACGACGGATTCCATTCGCTTTCCAGCGGACATGCAACCATCGCGTTTGTGATTTCCACGGTCCTCTCAAGAAACGTTCAACCGACGTGGCTGAAGATACTGGTCTACCTGCCCGCCGTCCTCACGCCGATCTCCCGGGTCTATCAGGATCAACACTGGGTATCGGACAATGTCCTCGGCGCGGCGGTCGGCTATTTTGTCGCCACCTGGGTTGTGGATCTTCATGAGCAGGGGGACAACCGGGTTGGGATATCTTCCGCTTTCCCGTTGACCGTCAGAATAATCATCAACTGA